In Virgibacillus sp. NKC19-16, a single genomic region encodes these proteins:
- a CDS encoding tetratricopeptide repeat protein, with protein sequence MGSCGRISRKRLGSFGSVSEDETPISTCLGGVYSEKAAYDKAFSYFQEFLQGLKQDGGNQSKGYADTLQDIGFNLRYQDRLEEAYAYFQEALDIHEQLKPGYPEEAGMICMRLAYCYENKQDKDLKKAEFYYEKGFKRVERMPDQEMVQEALAGMIEFFTRMDNPKKKRKYEDKFVKLQRKKRK encoded by the coding sequence ATGGGATCATGCGGAAGAATATCTAGAAAAAGGCTTGGCTCTTTCGGATCCGTTTCCGAAGATGAGACGCCAATTTCTACATGCCTTGGGGGAGTTTATTCCGAAAAAGCAGCCTATGATAAAGCATTTTCTTATTTTCAGGAATTCTTGCAAGGACTTAAGCAAGATGGAGGCAATCAATCGAAGGGATATGCGGATACCCTTCAGGATATTGGATTTAATTTGAGGTATCAGGATAGATTAGAGGAGGCGTATGCGTACTTTCAAGAGGCATTAGACATTCATGAACAACTAAAACCCGGATATCCTGAAGAAGCGGGAATGATTTGTATGCGTCTGGCTTATTGTTATGAAAATAAACAGGACAAAGATCTGAAAAAAGCAGAATTTTATTATGAAAAAGGATTTAAACGGGTAGAGAGAATGCCGGATCAGGAAATGGTGCAAGAGGCATTAGCTGGAATGATTGAATTTTTCACACGTATGGATAATCCGAAAAAGAAACGAAAATATGAGGATAAATTTGTCAAACTGCAACGTAAAAAAAGGAAATAA
- a CDS encoding heavy-metal-associated domain-containing protein: protein MKTIKYQLEPLTCPSCIKKIEGKLGKMNGVEEAKVMFNSSKVKATFDQEQVTSDELKATIEKLGYPVVS from the coding sequence ATGAAAACCATTAAATATCAATTAGAGCCGTTAACTTGTCCATCATGTATCAAGAAAATTGAAGGAAAACTAGGGAAAATGAATGGAGTCGAAGAAGCGAAAGTGATGTTCAACTCCAGTAAAGTAAAAGCAACATTTGATCAGGAACAAGTCACATCAGATGAATTAAAGGCAACAATTGAGAAACTCGGCTATCCAGTAGTTTCATAG
- a CDS encoding heavy metal translocating P-type ATPase: MGKVKKIHVVIASGSLLILALLFHFMDMAVWKDIALIVATFIAGYSIAKKAIQTTMMKAFSIELLVTIAVIGALFIGEYVESAAVTFLFLFGSYLEARTLEKTRSSLKTLIGMAPMEATVLKDGERFVKPISEIETGDRILIQSGEKVAIDGKIISGQAFINEATITGESVPANKKIEDQVFSGTIIDNGYVEVEAEKIGDDTAFSKIIELVEEAQESKAKTQKFLDRFANVYTPGILVLSILVLIFTQNFELSITFLVIACPGALVISTPVSLVAGIGNGAKNGTLVKGGEVMENLAKIDVLVFDKTGTLTKGAPEVTGLKAFDMEESELLTITAEAEIISEHHLGRTIVGEAEKRGLTLTNEPEKFTVEKGHGLYATVAGKSVVIGNRKLLRKNGIDLSSAIETYAIDEEKKGNTAIFVGVNEKLAGIISIADQTRQEAIGTIQQLKDAGVKQTVMLTGDNTHTAEKVAAQLGIDHVFAEMLPEDKVNHIKRLKAEGYKVAMVGDGINDAPAIALADVGMAMGAAGTDAAMETADVVLMADKLDKIPYAYSLAKATVRNMKQNIYVAVGTVAFLLAGVILGKIFLASGMLIHELSVLVVILNAIRLVRYKQRGQGEKKQGRTAIPEMN, translated from the coding sequence ATGGGTAAAGTGAAAAAGATTCATGTGGTTATAGCCTCAGGAAGTTTATTGATTCTAGCATTATTATTTCATTTTATGGATATGGCAGTTTGGAAAGACATTGCTTTAATTGTAGCAACTTTTATTGCTGGATATTCTATTGCTAAAAAAGCAATACAAACCACCATGATGAAAGCGTTCAGTATAGAATTACTTGTTACAATCGCTGTAATAGGCGCTCTATTTATCGGAGAGTACGTTGAATCCGCAGCAGTTACATTCTTGTTCTTATTTGGTTCCTATTTAGAAGCACGAACGCTGGAAAAAACCCGTTCTTCTTTAAAAACGTTAATCGGAATGGCACCAATGGAAGCAACGGTTTTGAAAGATGGAGAACGTTTCGTCAAGCCTATTAGTGAGATTGAAACAGGAGATCGTATTTTAATTCAATCTGGCGAGAAAGTCGCCATTGATGGGAAAATCATTTCTGGCCAAGCATTTATCAATGAAGCGACAATAACTGGGGAATCTGTACCAGCTAATAAAAAAATAGAGGATCAGGTTTTCAGTGGGACCATCATTGATAATGGATATGTTGAAGTAGAAGCGGAAAAAATCGGTGATGATACCGCATTTTCAAAAATTATTGAACTGGTCGAAGAAGCACAGGAGTCTAAAGCAAAAACACAAAAATTCCTTGACCGTTTTGCGAATGTCTATACACCAGGGATTCTAGTACTATCGATTCTTGTCCTCATTTTTACACAGAACTTCGAATTGTCTATCACGTTCTTAGTCATTGCATGCCCTGGAGCACTTGTTATCTCAACACCAGTTTCTCTTGTTGCCGGGATCGGTAACGGTGCAAAGAATGGTACATTGGTAAAAGGCGGGGAAGTAATGGAAAATCTCGCAAAAATCGATGTACTTGTTTTTGATAAAACTGGTACGCTGACAAAAGGGGCACCAGAAGTGACAGGGTTGAAAGCTTTTGATATGGAAGAATCAGAACTTTTAACGATTACTGCAGAAGCAGAAATTATTTCAGAGCATCATTTAGGAAGAACCATTGTTGGAGAAGCAGAGAAACGAGGATTGACACTAACAAACGAACCAGAAAAATTCACCGTAGAAAAAGGCCACGGCCTCTACGCAACGGTAGCTGGCAAATCCGTAGTCATTGGAAATCGTAAACTGTTAAGGAAAAACGGGATTGACTTGTCATCAGCAATTGAAACGTATGCAATTGATGAAGAGAAAAAAGGAAATACAGCAATCTTTGTTGGCGTAAATGAAAAATTAGCTGGTATTATTTCAATTGCTGACCAGACCCGTCAAGAAGCAATTGGCACGATTCAACAATTGAAAGACGCAGGCGTTAAACAAACGGTAATGCTCACTGGTGATAATACACACACAGCTGAAAAAGTAGCAGCACAGCTAGGAATTGACCACGTGTTTGCAGAAATGCTTCCAGAAGATAAGGTGAATCATATTAAACGATTAAAAGCAGAAGGATACAAAGTCGCAATGGTTGGCGATGGTATCAATGACGCACCAGCAATTGCATTGGCAGATGTGGGTATGGCGATGGGTGCAGCGGGAACAGACGCAGCAATGGAAACAGCAGATGTCGTCTTAATGGCAGATAAACTGGATAAAATTCCATATGCTTACTCATTAGCAAAAGCAACCGTACGAAACATGAAACAGAATATTTACGTAGCGGTCGGAACGGTAGCCTTTCTTCTGGCAGGAGTCATTTTAGGAAAAATATTCCTTGCATCGGGTATGCTGATTCATGAACTGAGCGTGTTGGTTGTTATCCTCAACGCAATCCGATTAGTACGATATAAACAACGCGGACAGGGGGAAAAGAAGCAAGGTCGTACCGCAATTCCTGAAATGAATTAA
- a CDS encoding flavodoxin domain-containing protein — protein MAKLLMLYASGTGNTELMAEAMVAYLENKNHAVVTKTFDFDPIDVAELLEYDAILIGTHTWDDGDLPYEVEDFYEELDDVAITGKLFGVFGSADSFYDTYGGAVDLMADRLSKAGAVLVPEQLKVDLEPDRVDIERCEQLAETVLVMADEEMKRNAYL, from the coding sequence ATGGCTAAATTATTGATGTTGTATGCAAGCGGAACTGGAAACACAGAATTGATGGCTGAAGCAATGGTTGCATACCTTGAGAATAAAAACCATGCAGTAGTTACCAAAACATTTGATTTTGACCCGATCGATGTTGCGGAACTATTGGAATATGATGCAATATTAATCGGGACACACACATGGGATGATGGCGACCTGCCATATGAAGTAGAGGATTTTTATGAAGAGTTGGATGATGTGGCTATTACTGGAAAGCTCTTCGGTGTATTTGGTTCTGCTGACTCGTTTTATGATACGTATGGTGGGGCAGTGGATCTGATGGCTGATCGCTTGTCAAAAGCAGGAGCGGTATTAGTTCCCGAGCAACTAAAGGTTGATTTGGAACCGGATCGAGTGGATATTGAAAGATGTGAACAGTTGGCTGAGACCGTGCTTGTGATGGCAGATGAAGAGATGAAAAGAAATGCTTACCTCTGA
- a CDS encoding Crp/Fnr family transcriptional regulator, translating into MIENKKVNPSQLCVSKVPFFNHLDDDEMLKIAEKSRHKDFKKGESIYREGDPLEYLYIVHKGRVKIYQIFESGKEQLLRILDPGEFMGELALFTEKTLDSYAEAMKDTNICTIHRDDMQDLMKDYPTIAVKILEQFSNRLDNTEKLVGQLSSKDVESRTAGYLLDLADKNNTVEIVLPMSKKDLASYLGTTQETISRKLSSLQTTGLIEQKGNRNIKILNKDALSDVAFESQ; encoded by the coding sequence GTGATCGAGAATAAAAAGGTAAATCCTTCGCAACTATGTGTTTCTAAAGTCCCTTTTTTTAATCACCTAGATGATGATGAGATGCTTAAAATAGCTGAGAAGAGCAGGCACAAGGATTTTAAAAAAGGGGAAAGCATTTATCGTGAAGGTGACCCACTGGAATATTTGTATATTGTCCATAAAGGGCGTGTGAAGATTTATCAGATATTTGAATCTGGTAAGGAGCAACTATTACGCATTTTAGACCCCGGAGAATTCATGGGTGAATTGGCACTGTTTACAGAAAAAACATTAGACAGTTATGCGGAAGCAATGAAAGATACTAATATATGCACGATACATCGTGATGACATGCAGGATCTGATGAAAGATTATCCAACGATAGCGGTAAAAATTTTAGAACAGTTCAGCAATCGTCTGGATAACACGGAAAAGCTTGTGGGCCAATTAAGTTCTAAAGATGTTGAATCACGTACGGCTGGTTATTTGCTTGACCTTGCTGATAAAAATAACACGGTCGAAATTGTGCTACCAATGAGTAAAAAAGATCTTGCATCGTACTTGGGCACTACACAGGAAACGATTAGTAGAAAGTTATCAAGCCTGCAAACAACTGGATTGATTGAACAGAAGGGGAATCGCAATATAAAAATTTTGAATAAAGATGCGCTATCTGATGTTGCTTTTGAAAGTCAATAA
- the fdhF gene encoding formate dehydrogenase subunit alpha translates to MKGRGHFLQKDVEVTLNGKQVTVGEAHTAMDTMTANNVEVPSLCYHPSLGAIETCDTCIVSVNGELVRSCSTKLADGDVVSTNGEEAHEAQLYALDKVLGKHELYCTVCDYNNGNCEIHNTVKEMKVNHQETPFESKGYEVNRNSFYRYDPDQCILCGLCVEACQDVQVTETLTIDWERERPRVIWDNDTSIDESSCVNCGHCSTVCPCNAMMEVGMEGEAGFLAGMLPESSMRPLINITKEVETGYEQLMTISDVEASMREDRIEKTKTVCTYCGVGCSFDVWTKDRQILKVEPHQDAPANGISTCVKGKFGWDFVNSEERLTKPLIREGDGFREAEWEEAYGLIEQKFKEQIKKKGPDSLAFVSSSKCTNEESYLMQKLSRSVIGTNNIDNCSRYCQSPATMGLWRTVGYGGDSGSIEDIGNAELIIITGSNTAEAHPVLATRIKRAQKLHGQKVIVADLRRHEMADRADQFVQPAAGSDLVWISAVTKYIVDQGWQAKEFLKTHVNGMDDYIKSLEPYTLDYAEKVTNLTKKEMIEIASSIHEADTTCFLWAMGITQHGGGSDTSTAISNLMLITGNYMKPGAGTYPLRGHNNVQGASDFGSMPDRFPGYELVSDDDVRTRYEKGWQVELSTEPGLNNHQMVEAIHEGSLNAMYIKGEEMAVVDSDANYVQAAFEKLDFFVIQDVFFSKTAEFADVVLPASPSLEKDGTFTNTERRFQRLYQVLEPLGGSKPDWQIIQDIANLLGAEWNYMHPSEIMDEAASLAPMFAGVRYDRLEGYDSLQWPVAADGMDTPLLFKEKFPFPDGKAKLYPVDWTKPIDFGEEYDLHVNNGRLLEHFHEGNMTYKSEAISKKTPSVFLEVSPELADERGLEDGSVVRLISPYGRVKVSCIVTDRVKGDELYLPMNSQGEGAINYLTSFHADKDTSTPAYKEVQVKMEVLEAKGESPLPKINHRYGHPQPQIGVQVERKWARKDYIFPGDVARARRSRSNG, encoded by the coding sequence ATTAAAGGAAGGGGTCACTTTTTGCAGAAGGATGTGGAAGTTACACTGAATGGAAAGCAAGTAACTGTAGGAGAAGCCCATACTGCTATGGATACGATGACTGCAAATAATGTGGAGGTACCGAGTTTGTGTTACCATCCAAGTCTTGGTGCGATTGAGACATGTGATACATGCATTGTCAGTGTGAATGGTGAGCTGGTACGCTCGTGTTCAACCAAACTGGCTGATGGGGATGTCGTTAGTACGAACGGGGAAGAAGCGCATGAGGCGCAGCTTTACGCTTTGGACAAGGTTTTGGGTAAGCATGAATTATATTGTACAGTGTGCGATTATAATAATGGCAATTGCGAGATACATAACACCGTCAAGGAAATGAAGGTCAATCACCAGGAGACACCTTTTGAATCGAAGGGTTACGAGGTGAATCGCAATTCCTTTTACCGGTATGATCCGGATCAGTGTATTCTGTGTGGTCTATGTGTGGAGGCCTGTCAGGATGTTCAGGTGACCGAGACATTAACCATTGACTGGGAGCGGGAACGTCCGCGAGTGATTTGGGATAATGACACGTCGATTGATGAATCCTCCTGTGTCAATTGTGGGCATTGCTCAACGGTCTGTCCATGTAATGCCATGATGGAAGTGGGGATGGAAGGAGAAGCCGGTTTCTTGGCTGGAATGCTTCCGGAGTCTTCGATGCGCCCACTCATTAACATCACCAAAGAAGTGGAGACCGGATATGAGCAGTTGATGACTATCTCTGACGTCGAAGCTTCCATGCGGGAAGACCGTATTGAAAAAACAAAAACCGTTTGTACGTACTGCGGGGTTGGGTGCTCCTTTGATGTATGGACAAAAGATCGACAAATATTGAAGGTAGAGCCACATCAGGATGCTCCAGCGAATGGAATTTCAACATGTGTGAAGGGGAAATTTGGCTGGGATTTTGTCAATAGCGAAGAACGCCTGACAAAACCGTTGATTCGTGAGGGAGACGGATTCCGCGAAGCAGAATGGGAAGAGGCGTATGGTTTAATTGAACAGAAATTTAAAGAACAGATAAAGAAAAAAGGACCAGATTCACTTGCGTTTGTTTCTTCTTCTAAATGTACAAATGAAGAATCCTATCTCATGCAAAAGCTGAGTCGTTCTGTAATTGGGACAAACAATATTGATAATTGCTCCCGTTACTGTCAGTCCCCGGCAACGATGGGATTGTGGCGGACAGTTGGATACGGGGGAGACTCTGGATCGATTGAGGATATTGGAAATGCAGAACTTATCATCATAACCGGATCCAACACGGCGGAAGCACATCCAGTACTTGCGACAAGAATTAAGCGCGCTCAGAAATTGCATGGCCAGAAAGTAATTGTCGCTGATCTTCGCAGGCACGAAATGGCGGATCGGGCAGATCAATTTGTTCAACCAGCAGCAGGCAGTGATCTTGTCTGGATTTCCGCTGTGACAAAATACATCGTGGACCAGGGATGGCAAGCTAAGGAATTTCTGAAAACACATGTCAATGGCATGGATGACTATATCAAGAGCCTGGAGCCATATACGCTTGATTATGCGGAAAAGGTAACGAATCTTACGAAAAAGGAAATGATTGAGATTGCTAGCTCGATCCATGAAGCGGATACTACTTGCTTCCTGTGGGCAATGGGGATTACGCAACATGGTGGTGGAAGCGATACAAGTACAGCGATTTCTAACCTGATGCTGATTACAGGCAATTACATGAAGCCTGGTGCAGGTACCTATCCATTGCGCGGACACAATAATGTCCAAGGTGCAAGTGACTTTGGCAGTATGCCGGACCGATTCCCAGGCTATGAACTCGTATCAGATGATGACGTCCGCACCCGTTATGAAAAAGGATGGCAGGTGGAGCTTTCAACTGAGCCAGGGCTTAATAACCATCAAATGGTTGAGGCAATTCATGAAGGTAGCCTGAATGCTATGTATATCAAAGGCGAAGAGATGGCTGTGGTTGATTCAGATGCAAACTATGTGCAGGCAGCATTTGAGAAACTTGACTTTTTCGTAATTCAGGATGTATTTTTCTCCAAAACAGCCGAATTTGCAGATGTTGTTCTGCCAGCCAGTCCTAGCCTTGAAAAAGATGGAACATTTACTAATACGGAGCGTCGTTTCCAGCGGTTGTACCAAGTGCTCGAACCACTAGGAGGATCGAAGCCGGATTGGCAGATCATTCAAGACATCGCTAATCTTCTCGGGGCAGAATGGAACTATATGCATCCAAGTGAAATTATGGATGAAGCGGCCTCCCTTGCCCCAATGTTTGCCGGCGTTCGCTACGATCGTTTAGAAGGCTATGATAGCTTGCAGTGGCCAGTAGCGGCGGACGGAATGGATACACCGCTATTGTTCAAAGAGAAATTTCCATTCCCGGATGGGAAAGCAAAACTTTATCCGGTTGACTGGACAAAACCGATTGACTTCGGAGAAGAATACGATCTTCATGTCAATAATGGCCGTCTGCTTGAGCATTTTCATGAAGGAAATATGACCTATAAGTCTGAAGCAATTTCGAAAAAAACACCAAGCGTGTTCCTGGAAGTATCTCCTGAACTGGCGGATGAGCGTGGTTTGGAAGATGGATCGGTTGTCAGGCTGATATCTCCATACGGAAGGGTGAAGGTTTCCTGCATTGTAACAGATCGAGTAAAGGGCGATGAGTTATATTTACCAATGAATTCTCAGGGAGAAGGTGCGATTAATTACCTGACGAGCTTTCATGCTGACAAGGATACTTCCACCCCTGCGTATAAGGAAGTTCAGGTGAAAATGGAAGTCCTTGAGGCCAAAGGGGAAAGTCCGCTGCCGAAAATCAATCATCGCTACGGCCATCCGCAGCCACAAATCGGTGTACAGGTTGAAAGAAAATGGGCACGTAAGGATTATATCTTCCCCGGTGATGTCGCGCGAGCAAGGAGGTCAAGAAGCAATGGCTAA
- a CDS encoding DUF1641 domain-containing protein → MAKATKVIHRIEPTEKEIREQELRQLEGKLLENKEAVADALKLMNHLRDNEIFNMLNALFAESDQVLERVVTAIDESDTTKSMKNLLLLVDVLGKFNLEELEPLLLKMNTAVSKVAAYEHYGKERVGYPALLRSLKDPEVIEGMNVLMAFLKGLGVNQEDREKAKSETQRLQHAREKRNKESDEQQSGSSSKWYAVAAGVSLLAALPLFFKK, encoded by the coding sequence ATGGCTAAAGCAACCAAAGTGATCCATCGAATCGAACCAACGGAAAAAGAAATACGGGAACAAGAGTTGAGGCAATTGGAGGGAAAATTGCTGGAAAATAAAGAAGCGGTTGCTGATGCACTGAAGCTGATGAATCATTTACGGGATAATGAAATTTTCAATATGCTCAATGCCCTCTTTGCCGAAAGCGATCAAGTGCTTGAGCGGGTCGTGACAGCCATCGATGAATCAGATACAACCAAGTCGATGAAAAATTTACTTCTACTGGTGGATGTACTTGGAAAGTTCAACTTGGAAGAGCTTGAGCCACTGCTTTTAAAGATGAATACGGCTGTTTCCAAGGTGGCGGCCTATGAGCATTATGGGAAAGAAAGAGTCGGGTACCCCGCCCTTCTGCGTTCCTTGAAGGATCCTGAAGTCATCGAAGGTATGAATGTCTTAATGGCCTTTCTAAAAGGTCTAGGCGTCAATCAGGAGGACAGAGAAAAGGCAAAATCGGAAACACAGAGACTGCAGCATGCACGTGAAAAACGAAATAAAGAAAGTGATGAACAGCAATCCGGATCCAGTAGTAAATGGTACGCTGTTGCAGCTGGAGTCTCATTGCTTGCGGCATTGCCTTTATTTTTCAAAAAGTAG
- the fdhD gene encoding formate dehydrogenase accessory sulfurtransferase FdhD has product MHNIELKGWEIVRFKEGTASRLNEEVAEEFPFTVMVNGEEFATMVCSPSHLHDLLVGFLASEGIIRFYDEMKQIQIDADVGFAYIELTKPINADQHDHSKRFIGSCCGKSRQFYFKSDVKTAKTINSKLMITVDQCFALMEKLQIQSEQFIRTGGVHNAALANRDELLAVRTDIGRHNTLDKIYGHILKERVRLTDKLIVFSGRISSEVLLKISKIGAGVLISKSAPTDLALKLASDLGITVIGFARGNKMNVYTHPHRIIEANR; this is encoded by the coding sequence ATGCATAATATAGAGCTAAAAGGCTGGGAAATTGTCCGGTTCAAAGAAGGTACTGCTTCACGTTTGAATGAAGAAGTTGCAGAAGAATTCCCATTTACCGTGATGGTGAATGGCGAGGAGTTTGCAACAATGGTCTGTTCCCCCTCTCACCTTCACGATCTGTTAGTCGGATTTCTCGCATCAGAGGGCATCATCCGCTTTTATGATGAGATGAAACAGATACAAATTGATGCAGACGTTGGATTTGCTTATATTGAACTAACGAAACCGATTAATGCAGACCAACACGACCATTCCAAGCGATTTATCGGATCCTGTTGTGGAAAAAGCCGCCAATTTTATTTTAAAAGTGATGTGAAAACAGCCAAAACGATTAACAGCAAGTTAATGATAACTGTCGATCAATGTTTCGCATTAATGGAAAAGCTACAAATCCAATCGGAACAATTTATTCGAACAGGTGGTGTTCATAATGCCGCTCTTGCAAATCGTGATGAGCTTCTAGCTGTTCGAACAGATATCGGCAGGCATAATACATTAGACAAAATATACGGGCATATTCTAAAAGAGCGAGTGCGCCTAACTGATAAATTGATCGTATTTAGTGGTCGCATTTCCTCTGAGGTATTATTAAAAATATCCAAAATTGGCGCAGGTGTTCTTATTTCCAAATCGGCACCAACAGATTTAGCGCTAAAGCTGGCAAGTGATTTAGGAATTACGGTGATCGGCTTTGCCAGAGGGAACAAGATGAATGTCTATACACATCCACACCGAATTATAGAAGCCAATCGGTAA
- the moaA gene encoding GTP 3',8-cyclase MoaA — translation MLTDKLGRPLQDLRISVTDRCNFRCTYCMPKEIFGNDYAFMPKDHLLNFEEIERLGKIFVQLGVKKIRLTGGEPLLRKDLPTLIEKLAAIDGLEDIGLTTNASLLANMAQKLKDAGLKRVNVSLDALDNTLFQSINDSGVKTERVLKGMKKARDVGLEVKVNMVVKKGMNDQEIVPMAKYFKEQGMTLRYIEFMDVGQTNGWDFSKVITKKELFQELSKHFELEPVDPDYLGEVAKRYRYKGTNTEVGFITSVSESFCSTCTRARIAADGKLYTCLFAGDGFDLKDILRSGASDADVKAAVVPTWKKRSDRYSDERTEETAKNRKKIEMSYIGG, via the coding sequence ATGTTAACTGATAAATTAGGTCGACCACTGCAGGATCTGCGGATTTCAGTGACAGACCGTTGTAATTTTAGATGTACGTACTGTATGCCAAAGGAGATATTTGGCAATGATTATGCATTTATGCCGAAAGACCATTTATTAAATTTTGAGGAAATCGAACGGTTGGGGAAAATATTTGTCCAACTTGGGGTCAAAAAGATCCGCTTAACAGGTGGTGAGCCCTTATTGCGGAAAGATCTACCGACATTGATCGAAAAATTAGCTGCTATTGATGGCCTGGAGGATATTGGACTGACAACAAACGCATCGCTTCTGGCAAATATGGCACAGAAGTTAAAGGATGCCGGGCTGAAGCGGGTGAATGTCAGTTTGGATGCATTAGACAATACCCTTTTCCAATCTATTAATGATAGTGGTGTAAAAACAGAACGTGTTTTAAAAGGAATGAAGAAAGCTCGTGATGTCGGACTGGAAGTAAAAGTGAATATGGTCGTAAAAAAAGGGATGAATGACCAGGAAATTGTTCCGATGGCTAAATATTTTAAAGAGCAGGGAATGACCCTACGATATATCGAATTTATGGATGTTGGCCAGACAAATGGCTGGGATTTCAGTAAAGTTATTACAAAAAAAGAACTGTTTCAGGAGCTTTCTAAGCACTTTGAATTAGAACCTGTTGACCCGGATTACCTAGGAGAAGTGGCAAAACGTTATCGGTATAAGGGTACGAATACGGAAGTAGGTTTTATTACATCAGTATCTGAATCGTTTTGTTCCACATGTACACGGGCAAGAATTGCAGCAGACGGAAAGCTTTATACCTGTTTGTTTGCCGGAGACGGCTTTGATTTGAAAGATATTCTCAGGTCTGGTGCCAGTGATGCGGACGTTAAGGCTGCCGTTGTACCAACATGGAAAAAGCGAAGTGACCGTTACTCCGATGAACGGACAGAAGAAACAGCGAAAAACAGGAAAAAGATAGAGATGTCCTATATTGGAGGCTAG
- a CDS encoding MoeB/ThiF family adenylyltransferase — protein sequence MEDRYSRQTLFKPIGEEGQNKIRQKHVLIIGCGALGSPNAENLVRAGIGKLTIIDRDYVEFSNLQRQQLFTEKDAIDQMPKAISAKERLIDINSSVKVEAHVMDATSQSLIPLLKNVDLVIDATDNFDIRFLMNDLLQKLAIPWIFGSCVSSTGMSYTILPKETPCLQCLLDRIPVSGATCDSVGIISPAVQMVVAHQSTEALKLLVEDEDALRTRLVTFDLWNNHYQTINVERAKNTECPACGVDPSYRYLTYAAQTKMEILCGRNTVQIRPNREIYLEELANRLEKIAPVKTNDFLLSMEYQSCRIVFFHDGRALIHGTNSIEKAKSVYYQLVG from the coding sequence ATGGAAGATCGATATTCCCGTCAGACGCTTTTCAAACCAATCGGTGAAGAGGGCCAGAATAAAATCAGGCAGAAGCATGTCCTCATTATCGGCTGTGGTGCTTTAGGGTCCCCAAATGCTGAAAATCTAGTGCGGGCTGGTATTGGGAAACTAACTATCATTGACCGTGATTATGTGGAGTTTAGCAATCTGCAAAGACAGCAACTGTTTACAGAAAAAGATGCGATCGATCAAATGCCAAAAGCAATCTCTGCAAAAGAGAGACTAATAGATATTAATTCAAGTGTAAAAGTTGAAGCACATGTCATGGACGCGACAAGTCAGTCATTAATACCGCTATTGAAAAATGTAGATCTTGTGATTGATGCGACGGATAACTTTGATATCCGCTTTTTGATGAATGATCTGCTGCAAAAATTGGCTATACCTTGGATATTCGGTTCCTGTGTCAGCAGTACAGGGATGAGTTACACGATTTTACCAAAGGAAACGCCTTGTCTGCAGTGCCTACTGGACAGGATCCCAGTGTCCGGTGCTACTTGTGATTCTGTGGGAATTATTTCTCCAGCAGTGCAAATGGTGGTGGCACATCAATCAACAGAAGCACTGAAACTATTGGTGGAAGATGAGGATGCTCTAAGAACAAGACTTGTCACGTTTGATCTATGGAACAATCACTATCAAACGATTAATGTTGAGCGAGCGAAGAATACAGAGTGTCCAGCTTGTGGTGTAGATCCAAGCTATAGATATCTAACTTACGCGGCGCAGACGAAGATGGAGATACTTTGTGGCAGAAACACGGTACAAATCCGTCCAAACCGGGAAATTTATTTGGAGGAACTGGCGAATCGCCTGGAAAAAATTGCTCCTGTAAAAACAAATGATTTTTTACTATCGATGGAGTATCAGTCCTGTCGAATCGTATTTTTCCATGATGGCAGGGCATTGATTCATGGAACGAATTCTATTGAAAAGGCCAAGAGTGTCTATTATCAATTGGTAGGATAG